One Pleurocapsa sp. PCC 7327 DNA segment encodes these proteins:
- a CDS encoding aldo/keto reductase yields MRYRRFGKTNLFLSVFSLGTMRCLASESVLEQTLQQAIALGINHVETARGYGKSEQFLGRALKVGLPVPREQIFIMTKLPPTTDAGQMRQWIEQSLVNLQLDYIDCLAIHGINTWEHLGWITQENGGMQAIREAMSEGKIRHLGFSTHGSLELILAAINSDLFEFVNLHYYYFFQRHEKAIALAHQKDMGVFIISPADKGGRLYTPPETLERLCQPFSPLELNYRFLLGDRRITTLSIGPANPEELIDPLEVSDRDYPLTASEIAALERIETHLVQTLGTDRCGQCYRCLPCPEEINIPEVLRLRNLAVAYDMTDFGQYRYRMFENAGHWFPGNKASCCTECGECLPRCPEQLDIPRLLLDTHQRLNGSPRRRLWE; encoded by the coding sequence ATGCGGTATCGACGGTTCGGAAAAACGAATTTATTCCTTTCAGTTTTTTCCTTGGGAACCATGCGCTGCTTGGCTTCTGAATCAGTGCTCGAACAGACGCTACAGCAGGCGATCGCGCTAGGGATCAATCATGTCGAAACCGCCAGAGGCTATGGCAAGAGCGAACAATTTTTAGGACGCGCCCTCAAAGTAGGACTGCCAGTGCCGCGAGAGCAAATTTTCATTATGACGAAGCTTCCACCGACCACCGATGCAGGACAAATGCGTCAGTGGATCGAGCAATCGCTGGTTAACCTACAGCTTGACTATATCGATTGCCTGGCAATTCATGGAATTAATACCTGGGAGCATCTCGGCTGGATTACGCAGGAAAATGGAGGCATGCAAGCCATTAGAGAAGCCATGTCAGAGGGAAAGATACGGCATCTTGGTTTCTCTACCCATGGCTCTTTAGAATTAATCTTGGCTGCCATTAATAGCGATTTATTTGAGTTTGTCAATCTTCACTACTACTACTTTTTTCAGCGCCACGAAAAGGCGATCGCACTCGCCCATCAGAAGGATATGGGGGTATTCATCATCTCTCCGGCGGATAAAGGGGGTCGTCTCTACACGCCGCCAGAAACCCTCGAACGGTTATGCCAGCCTTTTTCTCCCCTGGAATTGAACTATCGTTTTTTGCTCGGCGACCGCCGCATTACTACCCTCAGCATCGGACCCGCTAACCCAGAAGAATTAATCGATCCCCTGGAGGTTAGCGATCGCGATTACCCGCTTACCGCCTCGGAAATAGCTGCTCTAGAACGTATAGAAACTCATCTAGTCCAGACTCTAGGAACAGATCGCTGCGGTCAGTGCTATCGCTGCCTGCCTTGCCCAGAAGAAATTAATATTCCCGAAGTCTTACGGTTGCGCAATCTTGCTGTTGCTTATGACATGACAGATTTCGGTCAATATCGCTACCGAATGTTTGAAAACGCAGGTCATTGGTTTCCCGGCAATAAGGCTAGCTGCTGTACTGAATGCGGTGAGTGTCTTCCTCGCTGTCCCGAACAGCTAGATATTCCAAGGTTATTACTCGACACTCACCAACGCCTCAACGGTTCTCCCCGTCGTCGTCTCTGGGAATGA
- a CDS encoding riboflavin synthase, with amino-acid sequence MFTGLIQGIGTMRSLGQDRFALSIKGNAASIILSDLAIGDSVAVDGVCLTVEEILPDGFVATASPETLQRTTLGQRSQAGNYVNLETSLRVGSKLGGHFVTGHVDGLGCLVESVSTEKSWEMTFAAPPSMSELWHSRIARYIIPKGSIAVNGISLTVADCDERGSWFKVAVIPHTYAETNLCYLNIGDLVNLEGDILGKYVDKLLNHRLAPDSAQEDLSLTFLAEHGYL; translated from the coding sequence GTGTTTACAGGATTAATTCAAGGAATAGGAACGATGCGATCGCTGGGGCAAGATCGCTTTGCCTTGTCAATTAAGGGAAATGCTGCCTCCATCATCTTGTCAGATTTAGCGATCGGCGATAGCGTGGCAGTGGATGGCGTTTGTCTGACTGTAGAAGAAATCTTGCCCGATGGCTTCGTAGCCACTGCCTCTCCAGAAACCTTGCAGCGGACTACGCTAGGACAGCGCTCTCAGGCAGGCAATTATGTCAATTTAGAAACGTCTCTCCGAGTAGGCAGCAAACTGGGAGGACATTTCGTCACGGGTCATGTGGATGGGCTGGGATGTTTGGTCGAGTCAGTCTCAACGGAAAAGTCTTGGGAAATGACCTTCGCCGCACCGCCGTCCATGTCCGAACTATGGCACTCTCGCATTGCCCGTTATATCATTCCCAAAGGCAGCATTGCCGTCAATGGCATTAGTTTAACCGTTGCCGATTGCGACGAGCGCGGCAGTTGGTTCAAGGTAGCGGTCATTCCCCACACCTATGCCGAAACGAACCTTTGCTATCTCAATATCGGCGATTTGGTTAATTTAGAAGGCGATATTCTGGGCAAATATGTCGATAAGTTACTCAATCATCGCTTAGCCCCCGATAGTGCCCAAGAAGATCTTAGCCTTACTTTTTTAGCGGAGCATGGCTATTTGTAA
- the leuS gene encoding leucine--tRNA ligase: MESQYNPANIEQKWQRKWEESGLYLTPENNTQPKFYALSMFPYPSGSLHMGHVRNYVITDTIARYKRMQGYRVLHPMGWDAFGLPAENAAIKRGIPPAKWTYQNIAQMKKQLQQLGLSIDWSRELATCAPNYYKWTQWIFLQFFKAGLAYQKEAAVNWDPVDQTVLANEQVDSEGRSWRSGAIVERKLLRQWFLKITDYAEQLLNDLEKLTGWPERVKLMQANWIGKSVGAYLEFPIVGMEEKIGVFTTRPDTVYGVTYVVLAPEHPLTPKVTTPDRKEAVEAFIQEVKGESEIERTAEDKPKRGIFTGGKAINPFNGEEIPILIANYVLYEYGTGAVMGVPAHDTRDFKFANENNLPIKTVIVSEGKDGTKPLETAYTDPGIMINSGQFDGMPSTEGKTAIIEYAEKQGYGKARVQYRLRDWLISRQRYWGAPIPIVHCPSCGIVPVPEEDLPVKLPEDVEFTGRGPSPLAKLESWVNVPCPSCGEAAKRETDTMDTFIDSSWYFLRYTDANNDKEIFASDKVNSWMPVDQYVGGIEHAILHLLYSRFFTKVLRDRGLLNFDEPFQRLLTQGMVQGLTYMNPNKSDKDKWIPAELVNPKDPRDPQTGEPLQLVYATMSKSKGNGVAPEEVIAKYGVDTARMFILFKAPPEKDLEWDEADVEGQFRFLNRVWRLVAEFVEKSSPIGKKQSKNQSPSSKGRNPKSKIEKDLRRAIHTAIKEVSADLEGDYQFNTAISELMKLSNALGEAKCCDSPVYAEGIETLLILLAPFAPHIAEELWHELGHDCSIHQQSWLQVDPLALQVDEITLVIQIMGKTRGTIQVPASADKAALEKYARESEIAQRYLQGKEVKKIIVVPGKLVNFVV; encoded by the coding sequence GTGGAGTCCCAATACAACCCAGCCAACATCGAGCAAAAATGGCAACGGAAATGGGAAGAGTCGGGGTTATACCTAACTCCAGAAAATAACACCCAGCCCAAATTCTATGCCCTATCTATGTTTCCCTATCCATCGGGAAGCCTGCACATGGGTCACGTCCGCAACTACGTAATTACGGATACGATTGCTCGATACAAGCGGATGCAAGGGTATCGCGTTCTGCACCCGATGGGTTGGGATGCCTTTGGTTTGCCTGCCGAAAATGCTGCTATTAAGCGAGGCATTCCACCAGCTAAATGGACTTACCAAAATATTGCCCAGATGAAGAAACAACTCCAGCAATTGGGACTTTCCATCGACTGGAGTCGAGAATTAGCCACTTGTGCGCCGAATTACTACAAGTGGACTCAATGGATATTCTTGCAATTTTTTAAAGCGGGATTAGCCTATCAAAAAGAAGCCGCGGTAAACTGGGATCCCGTTGACCAAACCGTCTTAGCTAACGAACAGGTCGATAGCGAAGGGCGTTCCTGGCGTTCTGGTGCAATCGTAGAACGCAAATTGTTGCGCCAGTGGTTTCTCAAAATTACCGACTATGCCGAACAGTTGCTCAACGACCTCGAGAAATTGACAGGGTGGCCCGAACGAGTGAAGCTAATGCAAGCCAACTGGATTGGCAAATCCGTCGGCGCATACTTAGAATTTCCCATCGTCGGGATGGAGGAAAAGATTGGGGTCTTTACCACTCGCCCTGATACCGTGTATGGCGTGACTTACGTCGTCCTCGCTCCAGAACATCCCCTAACGCCAAAAGTCACCACTCCCGACAGAAAAGAAGCAGTTGAGGCGTTTATCCAAGAAGTCAAGGGTGAAAGCGAAATCGAGCGGACGGCAGAAGATAAACCCAAACGAGGCATTTTCACGGGAGGAAAGGCAATTAATCCCTTCAACGGAGAAGAAATTCCCATTTTGATTGCCAATTACGTGCTTTATGAATACGGTACGGGTGCTGTTATGGGAGTTCCCGCCCACGATACGCGGGATTTCAAATTTGCTAACGAAAATAATCTTCCCATTAAAACAGTTATTGTCTCAGAAGGCAAGGATGGCACGAAACCTTTAGAAACAGCCTATACCGACCCAGGAATTATGATTAATTCTGGGCAGTTCGACGGAATGCCTTCGACTGAAGGAAAAACCGCCATCATCGAATATGCCGAAAAACAAGGCTATGGTAAGGCACGGGTACAGTATCGCTTGCGGGATTGGTTAATTTCTCGCCAGCGGTATTGGGGTGCGCCCATTCCAATCGTTCACTGTCCGAGTTGCGGCATCGTTCCCGTTCCAGAGGAAGATTTGCCAGTCAAGTTGCCCGAAGATGTTGAGTTTACCGGGCGCGGGCCCTCTCCATTGGCAAAGCTTGAAAGTTGGGTTAACGTTCCTTGTCCGAGTTGCGGCGAAGCTGCCAAGCGGGAAACAGACACGATGGACACGTTTATCGATTCGTCGTGGTATTTCCTCCGCTACACCGATGCCAACAATGACAAGGAAATTTTTGCCTCAGATAAGGTAAATAGCTGGATGCCAGTGGATCAGTATGTAGGGGGCATCGAACACGCGATTTTGCACTTGCTTTATTCTCGCTTCTTTACTAAGGTTTTGCGGGACAGAGGTTTGTTGAATTTTGACGAACCTTTCCAACGTCTTTTGACGCAAGGAATGGTACAGGGATTGACCTACATGAATCCTAACAAGTCTGATAAAGATAAATGGATTCCTGCCGAACTCGTCAATCCCAAAGACCCGCGCGACCCGCAGACGGGAGAACCTTTGCAGCTTGTTTACGCTACCATGTCTAAGTCAAAAGGCAATGGCGTAGCACCGGAAGAAGTAATCGCTAAATATGGCGTAGATACGGCACGGATGTTTATTTTATTTAAAGCACCGCCTGAAAAAGATTTGGAGTGGGATGAAGCCGATGTAGAAGGACAATTCCGCTTCTTAAATCGGGTTTGGCGCTTGGTTGCAGAGTTTGTTGAGAAATCATCCCCAATAGGAAAAAAACAATCCAAAAATCAATCCCCCTCTTCAAAAGGGAGGAATCCAAAATCCAAAATTGAAAAAGATTTGCGTCGTGCCATTCACACAGCTATCAAAGAAGTTTCGGCAGATTTAGAGGGAGACTATCAATTTAATACGGCGATTTCTGAATTAATGAAGCTGAGTAATGCGCTTGGCGAGGCAAAATGTTGCGATTCACCAGTTTATGCCGAAGGAATTGAGACCTTGCTTATCTTGCTTGCCCCTTTTGCCCCTCACATTGCCGAAGAATTGTGGCACGAATTAGGTCATGATTGTTCCATTCACCAACAAAGTTGGCTTCAAGTCGATCCCTTGGCGCTACAAGTCGATGAAATTACCTTGGTGATTCAAATTATGGGCAAAACTCGCGGGACGATACAAGTTCCGGCAAGCGCCGATAAAGCTGCTTTAGAAAAATATGCCCGCGAATCAGAAATTGCTCAACGATATTTGCAAGGCAAAGAAGTGAAAAAAATCATTGTCGTACCTGGAAAGTTGGTGAATTTCGTCGTTTGA
- the ligA gene encoding NAD-dependent DNA ligase LigA: MTSVTPEIRQRVERLRQQLLKANYAYYVLDNPIMEDSVYDRLYRELQDLETQCPELIVPDSPTQRVGDRPASQFTSVRHNIPLYSLENAFSLEELAKWQERWQRVVPDVKQVEYVCELKIDGNALALTYENGVFVRGVTRGDGVTGEDITQNVRTIRSIPLRLHLETPPPIVEVRGEAFLPLDEFDRINQERAQAGEPLFANPRNAAAGTLRQLDPKIVDKRRLKFFAYTLHLPNHNTLKSQWEALEFLKEMGFAVNPNCKLCQSLKEVEEYFQYWETGRRTLPYMTDGIVVKINDFQLQEKLGFTQKFPRWAIALKYPAEEAPTIVKEIAVNVGRTGAVTPLAIMEPVHLAGTIVQKATLHNSDRIAQLDIRVGDTVIVRKAGEIIPEVVRVMHELRPPDSQPFQMPTHCPECGSQLVRLAGEAITRCVNSSCPAILRASIVHWASRDALDIRGLGEKIVILLIENGLIESIADLYDLKPEQIASLERMGTKSAENLVNAIAQSKERPWSRVLYGLGIRYVGSVTAKLLADNFPCVEQLSQASIAALESVYGIGAEIAESVYDWFKIPANQMLIRRLQAAGLQLASTSTSKGDRLTALAGKTFVITGTLPTLTRDEARDLIEKAGGKVTGSVSAKTDYLVVGEKAGSKLEKAQQLGITQLTESQLLDILQKS; encoded by the coding sequence GTGACATCCGTAACGCCAGAAATCCGACAGAGAGTCGAACGACTGCGGCAACAACTGCTTAAAGCTAACTATGCTTACTACGTTCTCGATAACCCTATTATGGAAGACTCGGTTTACGACCGATTGTATCGAGAACTGCAAGATTTAGAAACCCAATGTCCCGAACTGATTGTACCCGATAGTCCAACTCAGCGAGTAGGAGATCGACCTGCCTCTCAATTTACCTCCGTTCGCCATAACATTCCTCTCTACAGCCTAGAAAACGCATTTAGTCTAGAAGAATTGGCTAAATGGCAGGAACGCTGGCAGCGTGTAGTCCCCGATGTCAAACAAGTTGAATACGTTTGCGAGTTAAAAATCGATGGAAATGCTTTAGCATTGACCTATGAGAATGGCGTATTCGTGCGAGGAGTCACGCGGGGAGATGGCGTTACTGGGGAAGATATTACCCAGAATGTCCGTACTATTCGTTCTATTCCTCTGCGATTGCACCTAGAAACGCCGCCACCGATTGTAGAAGTACGAGGAGAAGCATTTTTACCTCTCGATGAATTTGACCGAATCAATCAAGAACGAGCACAAGCCGGAGAACCTCTCTTCGCTAACCCCCGCAATGCTGCTGCCGGGACGCTTAGGCAACTCGATCCCAAAATAGTCGATAAGCGACGATTAAAGTTCTTTGCCTATACCTTGCACCTTCCCAACCATAACACGCTCAAATCCCAATGGGAAGCTCTAGAGTTTCTCAAAGAAATGGGATTTGCTGTCAATCCCAATTGTAAGCTGTGTCAGTCTTTAAAAGAAGTAGAGGAATACTTCCAATACTGGGAAACGGGAAGGCGAACCCTACCCTACATGACTGATGGGATAGTTGTGAAGATAAATGACTTTCAACTGCAAGAAAAACTCGGCTTTACGCAAAAGTTTCCTCGTTGGGCGATCGCGCTTAAATATCCCGCCGAAGAAGCTCCTACCATAGTAAAAGAGATTGCCGTCAACGTAGGACGCACTGGGGCAGTCACGCCGCTCGCGATTATGGAACCCGTGCATTTAGCGGGGACGATCGTGCAAAAAGCTACCCTTCATAATAGCGATCGCATTGCCCAATTGGACATTCGCGTCGGCGATACGGTTATCGTTCGCAAAGCGGGAGAAATTATTCCCGAAGTCGTCCGCGTCATGCACGAACTGCGTCCCCCCGATAGCCAACCCTTTCAAATGCCAACCCACTGTCCCGAATGCGGTTCGCAATTAGTGCGTCTCGCTGGCGAAGCCATAACGCGGTGCGTCAATAGTTCCTGCCCGGCTATTTTACGCGCTAGCATCGTGCATTGGGCTTCTCGCGATGCTTTAGACATTCGCGGATTGGGAGAAAAAATCGTAATTTTACTGATTGAAAACGGATTGATTGAGTCAATCGCCGATTTATATGACTTAAAACCCGAACAAATCGCTTCCTTAGAGAGAATGGGAACCAAATCTGCCGAGAATTTGGTCAATGCGATCGCCCAAAGTAAAGAGCGACCTTGGTCTAGAGTTCTTTACGGATTGGGCATTCGTTATGTCGGTAGCGTTACAGCTAAATTATTAGCCGATAATTTTCCCTGTGTCGAACAATTATCCCAAGCTTCGATTGCCGCCTTAGAATCTGTTTACGGGATCGGTGCAGAGATTGCTGAGTCCGTATACGATTGGTTTAAAATTCCTGCCAATCAAATGCTAATTCGGCGTTTACAAGCGGCAGGCTTACAGTTGGCTAGTACTTCCACCTCAAAAGGCGATCGACTTACGGCTTTGGCAGGTAAAACCTTTGTGATTACTGGAACTCTGCCAACTCTCACCCGCGATGAAGCCAGGGATTTAATTGAAAAAGCAGGCGGAAAAGTCACGGGTTCGGTCAGTGCTAAAACAGATTATTTAGTCGTGGGAGAAAAAGCCGGTTCTAAACTAGAAAAAGCCCAACAGTTAGGAATTACTCAACTTACGGAATCTCAATTATTAGACATCCTGCAAAAATCATAA
- a CDS encoding Crp/Fnr family transcriptional regulator, translating to MIVTCNLTHTQLQNEQTEGRRLHFYDRGEEIPLVEQGVWQVYRGVAQLSQLSVNGEEILLGWAQPSTFFGMWLTHIESYQVKALSELYLKWYPLSEIEASPHLSHLMLTQVVRRMRQTEALLAIAGLRRVEERLQELLQLLKKELGQPVPEGTRLAVRLTHQNLANAIGTTRVTITRLLGDFQRQGIISLDSDRHMIVHH from the coding sequence ATGATAGTAACCTGTAATCTCACTCACACACAACTACAGAACGAACAGACGGAAGGACGGAGACTGCATTTTTATGATAGAGGCGAAGAAATTCCGTTAGTAGAACAAGGCGTTTGGCAAGTTTATCGCGGAGTTGCCCAGCTAAGTCAATTGTCTGTAAATGGAGAAGAAATTCTATTGGGTTGGGCGCAACCTTCCACCTTTTTTGGGATGTGGTTAACGCATATCGAGTCTTATCAAGTCAAAGCCTTGTCGGAACTATACTTGAAATGGTATCCCTTGAGCGAAATCGAAGCCTCTCCCCATTTGTCTCATCTCATGTTAACTCAGGTAGTGCGTCGGATGCGCCAGACAGAAGCGTTACTCGCGATCGCGGGATTGCGCCGAGTCGAAGAGAGACTGCAAGAGTTATTACAACTCCTCAAAAAAGAATTAGGTCAACCCGTCCCAGAAGGAACTCGCTTGGCAGTTCGCTTGACTCATCAAAATCTGGCAAATGCGATTGGAACGACGCGAGTCACGATTACTCGTCTGTTGGGGGACTTTCAGCGTCAAGGGATAATCAGTCTAGATAGCGATCGCCACATGATCGTTCATCACTAA
- a CDS encoding bifunctional nuclease family protein — MIEMRVAGIALDAVTRSPIVLLKDGSDRRALPIYIGQDQARAIIGALEQQKPPRPLTHDLLVNLLEAWEMELERVIIHSLQDNTFYAVLCITQGEKKKEIDCRPSDAIAISLRTGAPIWVMEEVVADASIPVDREADEEERKAFRDFVANLRPEDFIQRGGLGNENESS, encoded by the coding sequence ATGATTGAAATGAGAGTTGCTGGAATTGCCTTGGATGCCGTTACTCGTAGCCCGATCGTGCTGCTCAAAGACGGCTCGGATCGTCGCGCTCTGCCAATCTATATCGGGCAAGATCAGGCTAGGGCGATTATCGGTGCCCTTGAGCAACAAAAACCTCCTCGACCGCTAACCCACGATCTGCTCGTCAATCTCCTAGAAGCATGGGAGATGGAATTAGAGCGCGTTATTATTCATTCCCTACAGGATAATACTTTCTATGCCGTTCTATGCATAACTCAAGGAGAGAAGAAAAAAGAGATTGATTGTCGTCCCAGCGACGCGATCGCGATCTCCCTGCGCACGGGCGCCCCCATCTGGGTCATGGAAGAAGTCGTAGCCGATGCTTCTATTCCCGTCGATCGCGAGGCTGATGAAGAAGAACGCAAAGCTTTTAGGGACTTTGTTGCCAATTTGCGACCCGAAGACTTCATTCAACGAGGAGGCTTGGGCAACGAGAATGAATCTTCTTAA
- a CDS encoding M23 family metallopeptidase — MSQPSSQEANPVNPKNPVHPYRLLKQGMGLMGGLSILASGLVWIPAKATTNTFIVPDSSIPSDPPPKAIDLAPPAPAKRMKPIVRENPVKTTVTRTAPIEVPKPSAKTQLSAPKVSTSSSTAENDASGIRNLIRQPQSTQTSSVSGLANPGKNSYIDPTNYNRDEVENYAAPSAVIMSDRATGCSSISQNGKLTNGTCGGTAKKQRAIATKTRLASSPIQVASRARTSGELKSTSYKTRPTAIGSVVKPPASIALAPVPKYSRATITYHYPQVPSQQRRTSLIFPLPIPANITSGFGWRIHPITGANRMHEGTDIGAPQGTPVLATYHGEVAVADWMDGYGLTVIVRHEKGTQESRYAHLSEVFVKPGDWVNQGTVIGRVGSTGMSTGPHLHFEWRHLTNEGWVAVDAGLHLEYALDNLMRAMQMADTNAEPQG; from the coding sequence ATGAGTCAGCCATCGTCCCAAGAGGCGAATCCCGTCAATCCTAAAAATCCTGTCCATCCCTATCGCCTGCTCAAGCAAGGTATGGGATTAATGGGCGGACTCAGTATTCTGGCGAGTGGATTGGTCTGGATCCCAGCCAAAGCAACTACTAACACATTTATCGTTCCAGATTCTTCAATTCCTTCAGATCCACCGCCAAAAGCGATCGACCTCGCTCCCCCTGCGCCGGCAAAGCGCATGAAACCGATTGTCAGAGAAAATCCTGTAAAAACTACGGTGACTCGAACCGCCCCGATTGAGGTTCCCAAACCTTCCGCAAAAACGCAACTGTCCGCTCCCAAAGTTTCTACCTCTTCCTCGACCGCAGAAAACGACGCTTCGGGGATTCGTAACCTCATTCGCCAACCTCAGTCAACTCAGACAAGCTCCGTTTCTGGGCTGGCCAATCCGGGAAAGAATAGCTACATCGACCCAACCAACTATAACCGAGATGAAGTCGAAAATTACGCAGCCCCAAGCGCTGTGATTATGAGCGATCGCGCGACGGGATGTAGCAGCATTTCTCAAAATGGAAAACTAACCAACGGCACCTGCGGCGGCACAGCCAAAAAGCAACGCGCGATCGCGACAAAAACTCGCCTAGCTTCATCGCCAATACAAGTTGCCAGCAGGGCAAGAACTTCCGGAGAACTAAAATCTACCAGCTATAAAACTCGCCCAACCGCAATCGGTTCGGTCGTTAAGCCACCTGCTTCTATTGCCTTAGCTCCCGTTCCCAAGTACAGTCGAGCAACGATAACCTATCATTATCCTCAAGTCCCTTCCCAACAACGCAGAACGTCCCTCATTTTCCCCTTACCCATTCCTGCTAATATTACCTCTGGCTTTGGCTGGCGAATTCATCCCATCACGGGCGCTAACAGAATGCATGAGGGAACCGATATCGGCGCACCGCAAGGAACTCCCGTACTCGCTACTTACCACGGCGAGGTAGCTGTCGCCGATTGGATGGACGGCTACGGATTAACGGTGATTGTACGCCACGAGAAAGGCACTCAAGAATCTCGTTATGCCCACCTATCAGAAGTCTTCGTCAAACCAGGCGACTGGGTCAACCAGGGAACTGTTATCGGACGAGTCGGTAGCACGGGAATGTCTACAGGTCCCCATCTCCATTTTGAATGGCGACATCTGACGAATGAGGGTTGGGTGGCTGTAGATGCGGGACTGCATCTCGAATATGCCCTAGATAATTTAATGCGTGCCATGCAGATGGCCGATACCAACGCCGAACCGCAAGGGTAA
- the hisB gene encoding imidazoleglycerol-phosphate dehydratase HisB yields MPTRDLHFPTSPDLELPFPARTASVSRTTKETDVSVSLNLDGRGNCKAATGIPFLDHMLHQIASHGLIDLEVRATGDIEIDDHHTNEDVGITLGQALAKALGDRKGIIRFGHFLAPLDEALIQVALDFSGRPHLSYGLQIPTQRVGNYDTQLVREFFVALVNHSQMTLHIRQLDGINSHHIIEATFKAFARATRMAIEIDPRRADAIPSSKGVL; encoded by the coding sequence ATGCCAACGCGGGATCTTCACTTTCCAACCTCTCCCGATCTGGAATTGCCCTTTCCGGCAAGGACTGCCTCAGTTAGCCGCACTACAAAAGAAACCGACGTAAGCGTAAGCCTCAATCTTGACGGACGAGGAAATTGTAAGGCAGCGACGGGCATTCCTTTTTTAGATCACATGCTGCACCAAATTGCTTCTCACGGGTTAATCGACTTGGAAGTGCGGGCAACGGGAGATATAGAAATTGACGACCACCACACCAATGAAGACGTAGGAATTACATTAGGTCAAGCCTTGGCCAAAGCATTGGGCGATCGCAAGGGCATCATTCGCTTCGGTCATTTTCTCGCCCCCTTAGATGAAGCCCTCATTCAAGTGGCACTCGACTTTTCAGGAAGACCGCATCTGAGTTACGGGTTACAAATCCCTACCCAACGAGTAGGAAATTATGATACTCAGTTAGTCAGGGAATTTTTTGTTGCCTTGGTCAACCACAGCCAAATGACGCTTCATATTCGGCAATTGGATGGTATCAATTCTCACCACATCATCGAAGCTACTTTCAAGGCATTTGCTAGGGCGACGCGAATGGCAATAGAAATCGATCCCCGTCGCGCCGATGCCATTCCGAGTTCTAAAGGAGTTCTGTAA
- a CDS encoding biotin--[acetyl-CoA-carboxylase] ligase, producing MASWREKKMGLDRQKLAAELLKFSDNKTLQQLSIYLYEIIPSTNQILWELLDRNLKPPLAAIAAEQTAGRGQWGRQWQSQRGGLYLSVAINLNIPASDASHLTLFSAWGIAEALRCHDLPVFLKWPNDLILEGRKLGGIKSETLIQQGIVAQAVIGVGINWKNPVPEVGINLQSFPVIHSLEQLAAIAIYGIFFGYQHYLSNGVEILLPSYLNLLQSIGREVTVNGSPGVVVGVNSKGELRVRLHSPGATTEIHLPSGTISLGYDEQL from the coding sequence ATGGCGTCTTGGCGCGAGAAAAAAATGGGATTGGATCGACAAAAACTCGCAGCAGAACTCCTCAAATTTTCCGATAACAAAACACTGCAACAATTATCAATTTATCTCTACGAAATTATCCCTTCGACCAACCAAATTCTTTGGGAACTGCTCGATCGCAACCTCAAACCTCCCCTAGCAGCAATCGCTGCCGAACAAACCGCAGGACGCGGACAGTGGGGGCGGCAGTGGCAATCTCAGCGAGGGGGACTGTACCTATCCGTTGCCATAAATCTTAATATCCCGGCAAGCGATGCGTCCCATTTAACCCTCTTTAGCGCTTGGGGAATTGCCGAGGCATTGCGCTGCCACGATCTACCCGTTTTTTTGAAATGGCCCAACGATCTCATTTTGGAAGGACGCAAACTGGGCGGCATTAAAAGCGAAACCCTCATCCAGCAAGGAATAGTCGCTCAAGCTGTTATCGGCGTAGGCATTAACTGGAAAAATCCCGTACCAGAAGTAGGGATTAATCTCCAGTCTTTTCCCGTCATTCATTCTCTCGAACAGTTAGCCGCGATCGCAATTTATGGCATATTTTTTGGATATCAACACTATCTATCCAATGGGGTAGAAATTTTGCTACCCTCGTATTTAAACCTTTTACAAAGTATCGGACGCGAGGTGACAGTCAATGGCAGTCCAGGAGTCGTTGTCGGCGTAAATTCCAAAGGAGAATTGCGAGTGCGACTGCATTCCCCAGGAGCTACTACAGAAATTCATCTACCATCCGGTACAATAAGTCTCGGTTACGACGAGCAACTCTAA
- a CDS encoding NblA/ycf18 family protein produces the protein MMKQIEINSPVQKVLRSKLMEIPNQLTMEQEFKLRVFKEQVKNLNQNQAQECLIELFRQMMVKDNLYKHLLKNI, from the coding sequence ATGATGAAACAGATCGAAATCAATTCCCCCGTTCAAAAGGTTCTCAGGAGTAAGTTGATGGAAATCCCCAACCAACTGACTATGGAGCAAGAGTTTAAATTGCGAGTGTTTAAAGAGCAGGTCAAAAACTTGAACCAAAACCAAGCTCAAGAGTGTTTGATCGAACTCTTTCGCCAGATGATGGTGAAAGATAATCTATACAAGCATTTACTCAAGAATATTTAA